One Papaver somniferum cultivar HN1 chromosome 10, ASM357369v1, whole genome shotgun sequence genomic window carries:
- the LOC113318920 gene encoding phosphate transporter PHO1 homolog 3-like produces the protein MKFGKEFKSQMVPEWQEAYMNYDYLKTLLKDIQDFNHKHKPHHPSTLKRTMTLYRSFSGLTSLSRRFSNLRSPSVKVSGGGGGEAGGGGDIEDQVILVTAVDHNQQNHDHHYETKFLKSSDVGAEYELVYFRRLDDEFNKVNKFYKSKVEEVMKEADLLNKQMDALIAFRIKVENPDGTNHHFVNWSVEMNELASGVAASAAAVSLTSPRVASPATAIPSPTGTARSNSRSSNVSKEAMPHMDAIKETDQPEESADDSARGGSRFTDSPSADAGSEMKEKKMNVSRPASLDVLNRVTINNTLDTPRSTIKGMLKVNKNNEITYGRENLQKVEQQLQRAFVEFYSKLRLLKSFSFLNVLAFSKIMKKYDKIASRNASKSYLHMVDNSYIGSFDGVTRLMERVEATFIKHFTNANRSKGIRILRPAAKRERHRTTFSLGFFSGCALALLASLILIVRARNILGTEGSTQYMETLFPLYSLFGFIVLHMLMYAMNIYVWRRYRVNYPFIFGFKQGTELGYREVFLISSALATLALASVLANLDMEMDKNTKDFKTLTELVPLLLVLFVIAVTVCPFNIVYRSSRYFLLVCLFHCICAPFYKVLLPDFFLADQLTSQVQAIRSMEYYICYYGGGGFKSRDSSCKKSDVFKVFNFIVASIPYVFRLFQCLRRLFEEKDAMQGYNAVKYFSTIVAVAIRAAHKLNNTTAWFTLAVLSSVISALISTYWDLVLDWGLFQKNSKNRYLRDKLLIPQQNVYFGAIALNILLRFAWLQTVFNFKLPFLHMEAMVTIFACLEIIRRGIWNFFRLENEHLNNVGKYRAFKSVPLPFNYDENDDDKDE, from the exons ATGAAGTTCGGGAAAGAATTCAAGTCTCAAATGGTGCCAGAATGGCAAGAAGCATACATGAATTATGATTATCTGAAAACCCTtttaaaagatattcaagattTTAATCATAAACATAAGCCTCATCATCCTTCAACCCTGAAACGAACTATGACTCTGTACAGATCTTTCAGTGGTCTTACTAGTCTTAGCAGAAGATTCAGTAATTTAAGAAGTCCTAGTGTTAAAGTatcaggaggaggaggaggagaagctggtggtggtggtgatattgAAGATCAAGTCATACTAGTTACTGCTGTTGATCATAATCAGCAAAATCATGATCATCATTATGAAACCAAGTTTTTGAAGTCATCTGATGTTGGAGCTGAGTATGAACTTGTGTATTTCAGAAGATTAGATGATGAATTCAACAAAGTGAACAAGTTTTACAAGAGCAAAGTTGAGGAAGTTATGAAAGAAGCTGATTTGTTGAACAAACAAATGGATGCTCTGATTGCTTTCAGGATTAAGGTTGAGAATCCTGATGGAACTAATCATCATTTCGTAAATTGGTCGGTAGAGATGAATGAACTTGCTTCTGGTGtcgctgcttctgctgctgctgtttcacTTACTTCACCTAGAGTTGCTTCTCCGGCTACTGCTATTCCTTCTCCGACTGGTACTGCTAGATCAAACAGCAGATCATCAAATGTATCCAAAGAAG CAATGCCACATATGGATGCTATTAAAGAGACTGACCAACCTGAGGAGTCTGCGGATGATTCTGCACGCGGTGGCAGCCGATTCACTGATTCACCTAGTGCGGATGCAGGCAGCGaaatgaaagaaaagaagatgaaCGTTAGTAGACCAGCTTCATTAGACGTTCTTAATCGTGTGACCATTAACAATACACTTGATACACCACGATCAACCATAAAGGGAATGCTTAAAGTTAATAAAAACAACGAAATTACTTATGGAAGAGAGAACCTACAGAAAGTTGAACAGCAACTTCAACGAGCTTTTGTCGAGTTCTATTCAAAACTtcggcttttgaagagtttcag CTTTTTGAATGTCTTGGCATTttcaaagatcatgaagaagtATGACAAGATCGCTTCAAGAAACGCATCAAAATCTTACTTGCACATGGTGGATAACTCCTACATTGGCAGTTTTGACGGG GTTACTAGGCTTATGGAGAGAGTGGAAGCTACATTTATCAAGCACTTCACAAATGCGAATCGCAGCAAAGGCATACGAATTCTGAGACCAGCTGCAAAGAGAGAAAGGCATAGAACTACATTTTCCCTGGGTTTCTTTTCCGGGTGCGCTTTAGCTCTCTTGGCATCTCTTATATTGATTGTGCGTGCTCGGAACATATTAGGGACGGAAGGGAGTACGCAGTACATGGAAACTTTGTTTCCCCTTTACAG TTTATTTGGATTCATTGTCCTTCATATGCTCATGTACGCAATGAATATCTACGTCTGGAGGCGTTATCGGGTGAATTATCCGTTCATATTTGGATTTAAGCAAGGAACTGAATTGGGTTATAGGGAAGTCTTCCTCATAAGCTCAGCTCTAGCAACACTTGCACTGGCAAGTGTACTGGCAAACTTAGATATGGAAATGGACAAGAACACCAAAGATTTCAAGACCCTAACGGAATTAGTCCCGCTTCTGTTAGTCCTT TTTGTTATTGCAGTAACAGTTTGCCCCTTCAATATCGTATACCGTTCAAGTCGATATTTCTTACTCGTTTGTTTGTTCCATTGTATTTGTGCTCCCTTTTACAAG GTTCTCCTACCTGATTTTTTCTTGGCAGATCAGTTAACTAGCCAG GTCCAGGCCATAAGGAGTATGGAATACTATATCTGCTACTATGGTGGGGGAGGTTTCAAATCCAGGGACAGCTCTTGCAAGAAGAGCGACGTCTTTAAAGTTTTCAACTTCATCGTAGCGTCAATACCATATGTGTTCCGTTTATTTCAG TGCCTGCGCCGTTTATTTGAGGAGAAGGACGCAATGCAAGGATATAATGCTGTAAAGTACTTCTCAACAATCGTTGCTGTAGCCATTAGAGCAGCTCATAAGTTGAATAACACGACGGCATGGTTCACGCTGGCAGTACTGAGTTCAGTAATTTCAGCTCTTATTAGCACTTACTGGGATCTTGTTCTAGATTGGGGACTTTTCCAGAAGAACTCCAAGAATCGGTATTTGCGTGATAAACTTCTTATCCCACAACAAAACGTGTACTTCGGAGCCATC GCACTCAATATCTTGCTTCGATTCGCCTGGTTGCAAACTGTATTCAATTTTAAACTTCCTTTTCTACATATGGAAGCTATGGTCACCATCTTTGCTTGTTTAGAGATCATTCGGCGCGGGATATGGAATTTCTTCAGGCTAGAGAATGAGCATTTGAACAATGTGGGCAAGTATAGGGCATTCAAATCAGTACCACTGCCTTTCAACTATGATGAGAACGATGACGATAAAGATGAGTAA